The genomic interval CTGAATTGTTTGTGATATCTTTTAAATTGTCATAAGCACatgtattaattttaattggAACTAATTGaattttcataataaaaataagaccTTAAAAAGAAAGTAGTTTATATAATATGAGTATTAATATATCATAACAACCCACGACCACGTGCAATAATAAAAATGTTTGTGTATCATGATAGTGGGGTGGGTGGGTCTATACCATTGACTAAGTGGACGGGGTGTTAAAAAATGAGGTATACATTTTTAacattctttcaaaaaaaaaaacatacatttTTAACACAGAAAaaaacaagattattttaatctatatttCATATCTCTTACTATTAATactatttacaaaaaattaatttcaaattatgTATCAttgatttatttatataaacttAATGGCGATACTAAAATTAGAATGAAAACTttcttttaaaacaaaaaattagaatacaaatctttggaaaattctaaaataataggCTTATCCATATTCGAGAGAGtttttagttaatatttttttttttatatttgtgtatgttgtaattatttaagatattctgtaaaattttaaaaaattagaaaaaatttaatacactCAACAACAAAATTTAATCAATTCATTAGACATGtcatttttttatgaatattattttataaaattgtatgaatattattttataagatgtgtttaataattataacataCACTATTACAATTTTCTTTTATACCAAAAGCAGCGTAGAGAGACCCAAAATCttatttttgttaaataatattattaatttttattatttctaaattaaactaaactaAACTGGTTTTTTAAAGAGTAATTTCATACAACCAATTATGATGAAAAGTGACCAAAATATAATGTGATGAAAAGCATGTGTGGTTTGTCGGTGTGGATTGGATAAACCCATATCTTATCTTAGCTTTTTAATTGTAAAATCCCCAAGCTCAAAGAAGAATAATCCTAGGACAAGAGAGatagtaataataatgataataatggtagaaaataaaataaagtaaaaacaaaaaaagagatctgtgaaagtgaaactgtgaTGGAGTGTGGACGGTAACGTTAACAGTAACGTTACAATCTGAGAGTGACCCCACACAACCACAGCCACAGCCGCAGCCATAGCCATAGCCATAGACAGCAaccatttcttttcttttcctgtCTCTTTCTTTCTCACTTCTCAAACCCCACAACACAAAACAAAACACACTCAGTCTTCTTCTCTCTCCGGAGTTATCTCACCCTCCCTTCCTTTTCCCTGATTCTCCATTTTTCCCAATTTTCCCCACTTCCCACCGGAACCTCCTGCTTTTCATCGTCGTCGTGGCATCACCATGGTCGTCGACCATTCTTCCGGCCAACCGGAAGCCGGTAAAAGAACGGTCTTGGTGGGAGTCAAGCTCGACTCTCGAAGTCGGGAGTTGCTCACCTGGGCTCTCGTCAAAGTGGCTTTGCCTGGAGACCAAGTCATTGCGGTTCATGTCCTAGACGCCATTAGTGgtctgctctctctctctctctctctctctctctctctctcttcatagTATTCGTCTGTTGAGACTGTACTATTATGTTGTTTAGTGAATgggtttttgtttaatttttcagaGGGTCCGTCTTCTTTGCTCTCTCTGGTGAAAACATTCGATTCTGTGCTCTCCGTCTACGAAGGTTTCTGCAATTTGAAGCAGGTTTtgctttttttcttattttttttctattcttttctcagaaaagaaaaaaaatatatatattttctgatTTCTTCTTCTGAAAATTGTGAGTAGGTTGATCTGAAGCTTAAACTCTGTAGAGGCAAATCAGTCCGGAAAGTTCTTGTAAGAGAGGCCACATCGTACCCTTCAGCCATAATTGTGGTTGGTATATCCAAAACCCATCACAGAATTCTGTCTTCGGCTTCAGTCGCCAAGCACTGTGCTGCAAAACTCTCCAGATGTTTCACTGTTTTCGCCGTTGATAATGGCAAAGTTGTCTTTAAGAGGGAAGCTACTGGTACGGAACGCATATTACAGTTCTTGGTCTTActgaattttttcaatattcttTTCTTCACTATGAAATCGCCTATTAATCTTGGAACtatgatttatatatttgttcatttcCCATTGTTTTTTCTTTAACAGAATCTGATCAGTCTAATGGTAGTGATAACTATCTTGGTCTACTTCAAAAATCACTTACCATGAATGTAAAGGTAGTGGATGAGGGAGAGagatataaatataaatgtCATCATCGTATACGCAAATCCTGTTCCAAGTGTAGAAACAAAACCCAGAAGAGGGATTGTGTTAGCTGTACAACAGTGACAGTGTTGCCGGAGAATTCCACCACCGAATCAGATTTAGAAGACAATTTGTCCACCAGTGACTCTGAGGACAATTCATTAGCCTTGGTACCTGTTCAAGCACATCTGGATCCTTCTAATTCTTTGGTGATTCGAGATTCACAATGCTTGAAACCTGGTTGGGCATTGCTCCGTCGAATGTTTTTACCAAAGCGGCAATTCATTGAGAAATCTGTTAAGAAAACGTCTGTTTTACAGTGGATATTGAGACTGCCGAGTTGGCATTGTTCAGCAGTAGTTTATCCAGATCAGAAGCAAAGCAGTCTGTGTCCTCAGGATGAGGATCATTGCTCTAATCTTGATGGAGATAGTGGAGCTATTGTGCCATTTGGCTCTAGTATGGACACCTCTCCTCTTTTACCCAACATTGGCTTAGAGAGCTTTCCTAAAGAATTGTTGAATTTACATGAAAAGTACTCAGCTACTTGCAGATTATTCAGTTTCCAGGAACTTTTGCTGGCAACATCTAACTTCATCCCAGGTTTGTTTTTGCTCTTACTTTGAGTGCTCTGGTTTTAAGGTTGTGTTGAAGTTTGaacttattaatttgtttttttaaatgttcTTGGTGATGAATATGGAATTATGATTTCAGAAAATATGGTAGGCAGAGGTGGCAGCAGTAGTGTTTATAGAGGATGCCTCTCAGATGGAAAGGAATTGGCAGTCAAAATGTTGAAGCCATCAGAAGATGTGATAAAAGAATTTGTTCAGGAAATTGATATTATTACGGGTCTAAATCACAagaacataatatccttattcGGTTTTTGTTTTGAAGATGTAAATTTACTCTTGGTATATGATTTTCTTTCAAGAGGAAGCCTGGAAGAGAACCTTCATGGTATAATAATTACTTTCTGTTTTAGATTAAATcaatttttcatattattatttttgtttttgtttattcatGGCTTGTTTGAACTCATCATGGTGGATGGTTATTATTATCAAGGTCCCAAGAAGAATGGAAAAGCATTTGGTTGGCAAGAGAGATATTATGTGGCTGTAGGCGTAGCTGAGGCATTGGAATATTTGCACAATGGTTGTAAGGAACCTGTGATTCACAGGGATGTTAAGTCCTCAAATATCCTTCTGTCCGATGATTTTGAACCACAGGTTTGCATGCTGTAATTTCAATATTTTCACCTTTATTTCGTCATTTGAAGCCTTCCGTTGTGATCTAAATGTCATGTATTTCTCAGCTCTCAGACTTTGGACTTGCTAGTTGGGCATCAGCTTCGTCGCATATTACTTGCACAGACGTTGCAGGAACTTTTGGGTGTGTATTTCCATCCTTTCTCTTCCCAGAAGATAGTAATATGCCTCAAGATATTCTTGAACTTATAATTCTTGTTTTATGTGGCAGCTACTTGGCTCCAGAGTACTTCATGCATGGAAAAGTAAGCGACAAAATTGATGTCTATGCTTTTGGTGTGGTGCTCCTCGAGCTTCTTTCTGGTAGAAGGCCAATCAACAGTGAATATCCTAAGGGGCAGGAAAGTCTCGTTATGTGGGTAAGTTTGCATAGCTCTGTTCGACTTAGGGGTCATGGAAATAGTTGGCTTCTTTAATCAGTTTAAGCTTTCCTTATTACTACGTAGTCAGTTAAGATGATGCTATTTATTTTCTATGAATCTAGGCAAGGCCAATATTAAAGTGTGGGAAGGTTTCCCAACTTCTAGATCCAGACCTTGGCGGTAGTGACTTTGACCAGAAAAAGATTGAGCGAATGGTTATGGCTGCTACTCTTTGTATTAGACGAGTGCCTAGATTACGGCCTCAGATCAGTGTTGTAAGTTCTCTTCTCCTAAAAGTTGTGTTTCTTTTATTTCACGTAGATTTGTTCTAAATGCAttagttgatatattttttttcttctcttcaaaggTTTTGAAGCTCCTCCAAGGCGACGAAGAGGTCACAAAATGGGCAACTCAACAAGTGAGTGGCGCAGAAGATCAAGAAGAGGCCGTAGATGGAGAGCTACTCCCAACTAACATTCAGTCCCATCTAAACTTGGCATTGCTAGACATGGAGGATGACTCTCTATCTGTTAGCAGCGGCGAGCAAGGCATCTCAATGGAGGATTATTTAAGAGGGAGATGGAGCCGTTCATCAAGCTTTGACTAAGAAAGAAAATTTGCATATCGAGGAAAGGTTTTTggtaaattgaaaatttttgtGTATATTCATTCTATTATTGTGCGTGGTCATTTCGGTGATGGCTTGTGGTTAGTTTGTATCAATTATTGTAAACAAAAACAAAGCTGGGTCTTGGAAGAGAGGTCGATGAAATGCTTTTGCCCCCTCCTTGACTTGTGTGGCAATGAGAAATGTATTGTATCTATAGTTTTTGGCAACACAAATAGTAAAGGGATGGCAAAAAAATGAACACGCTACCTGTCTTATGTTATAAGCCCAGCATCAGCGTCTAAGTTGTAGGTCAAATTGTTATTATTTGAAACATGTACCAAGATCAACATGTTACCATTTAGCGCAGACGTATTGGACATACGTGTCTTAATTTATAAGCCCAACAATCTCAATGTTTTCATGTATGGTCAATTTACTAAAGGGAACCATTTCCTTCTTTTAAGCCAAAAATGTAATATTAGTAACATGTTACAATAAAGTGCAGACATATTCGACAAGTAAGAATACTTGAATTGTTGATATTTCCTTACTTTAAGTAATTGTGCGCCTTTCAAGTCTTAAGCTTGGTTACCTCTCATATGGAACGGATCTTCTTTGGGGAACTTATCCGACAGTCTAGTAGATAGCTCAAATCAGCAAATATTTTCCCAAGATAGTTCTTCATAGAAAATTTCTCTTCTTCGGGCAAAGATGCTAACAATGATTGATTTTGGTTCTGTGTGTTGTAgcattaatttatttgttgatGGACATTGTGTACTCATTCCACTGTGTAGATGTATGGATGTATGAAAAGAAACCCATTCCCGACCCAATGTCTACCAAGCACTCTTGCTGTGACTTTTCTCGATTGCTTGCTGATATTGTCGCATGTACTATTTCTTCTATTCCCATTTATACTGCTTACAAAACCTCATACTATTCTTTTGCCTTTTAACATTTTGGTGATACTGCTAATTCCTATTCTAATACTTGATTCCAATTTCATTTGAGTTGACATATGAGTCTACAAATTTTCAGGTTTGCCTATTGCTCCTATACACAGGTCTGGCATCCTATGAAAACATACTTGGACCATCTCTAATGCTGAAACTCAAATTTAGTATTAAATCTACACTAAAAGAGTACTAATTCATtactaatcttttttttttagtattacaaccacaatattaaaaattatacaaaaaatatactccttattattatattattctaTTGTACAataaaaacatttacaaaaaaCAGAATGCGGTGGCTTACAGTGTCTCACTATTATTAGTGGGACACAGTAGACTTCCATCAAAATAGAATGGATTTTAAGGTTTAGTTGgagtattttctaaaaaaaaaattacactatatatAAGTTTTTAATGTGTTATTGTAGATGATTTTAGAACAAATGGAAGTAAGATTCGTCCATGGCAAAAGCATATGATTCATTATAGTCTCATCAACACTCTTTTCAATAAGGGCTTGTGTCATTTGAGTATCCAAATTAAGAGTGTAAATGGGtcgggtcggatctgatccggcTATGATCCGACTTGATCCAAATCATGTAAGGATCTGCCCTGCCCCACCCTACTAGATCAGATACTCGGATCAGATCAGATCCGACTCGACTTATTCGGATCAGATCTGATTCGAcccatctctttttttttttaagaattttaatattaacttataattttatatttattttaattttgtattagtattattaaatACAATGCTATGTTTATTATTGACATTTATTAATAGATTGTGtaaagataatatatttttaataaactctTTCCCAACACCAACAACgggtcgggttcgggtccaagtttgggtccgagtccaagtttgagtccaggtttgggttcgggtccaagtttgggtccgaatctgagtctgggtccgggttagGGTCCAGGTCTCGATCCGGGTCTCGGTCGGGGTCCGGGTTAGGGTTTGGTTTCGAGTcccgggtccaggttcgggtcccgggACTGGATTTGGGTCCCGGGTCCAAGTCCGGGTCAGGGTCCgcgtctgggtctgggtcccgagTCCCAATTCGGATTTGAGTTCGAATCTCGGGTCtaagttcgggtccaggtccgggtctcgggGGCGGATCTCGGGTCCCGAGTTcggttttgggtcccaggtccaggttcgggttcgggttagGGTCGGGGTCTGGGTCTCGGCTCAGGGTCAGGTTTCGGGTTCCTATCCGGGTtctggtccaggtccgggttgttgggttttgtgccctaaataaaactcatttcaatataatcggatttactaattaataaagatcaaaaataacattttatgttgcatggttcacatgatttatttcataattataaattatgctaagtccagaacatatgtatttgtttatgattatagtgttgtcagcatagtgaaatataatcttgattgtatgttcgaaagtttaattccctgatttgtcagttcactggatttagactggcatgataatcagcgatagttttacttacaccttggataagtgttatgtcctttccagggcattgacaaagtttaccagtatcggatgtatggagtatacattggaagggaccgatattgaactttgattagatttgataaatttatcgtaatatctattcaattcaatatcacctagttgatcctagatcaaatgatcttaatcctgacatggttaggttcgatctcaagagtgttattcgtgttctttgatttgttagttaagcctactttttagtcaggatgatacgtacatttt from Cannabis sativa cultivar Pink pepper isolate KNU-18-1 chromosome 4, ASM2916894v1, whole genome shotgun sequence carries:
- the LOC115712991 gene encoding protein kinase STUNTED, with amino-acid sequence MVVDHSSGQPEAGKRTVLVGVKLDSRSRELLTWALVKVALPGDQVIAVHVLDAISEGPSSLLSLVKTFDSVLSVYEGFCNLKQVDLKLKLCRGKSVRKVLVREATSYPSAIIVVGISKTHHRILSSASVAKHCAAKLSRCFTVFAVDNGKVVFKREATESDQSNGSDNYLGLLQKSLTMNVKVVDEGERYKYKCHHRIRKSCSKCRNKTQKRDCVSCTTVTVLPENSTTESDLEDNLSTSDSEDNSLALVPVQAHLDPSNSLVIRDSQCLKPGWALLRRMFLPKRQFIEKSVKKTSVLQWILRLPSWHCSAVVYPDQKQSSLCPQDEDHCSNLDGDSGAIVPFGSSMDTSPLLPNIGLESFPKELLNLHEKYSATCRLFSFQELLLATSNFIPENMVGRGGSSSVYRGCLSDGKELAVKMLKPSEDVIKEFVQEIDIITGLNHKNIISLFGFCFEDVNLLLVYDFLSRGSLEENLHGPKKNGKAFGWQERYYVAVGVAEALEYLHNGCKEPVIHRDVKSSNILLSDDFEPQLSDFGLASWASASSHITCTDVAGTFGYLAPEYFMHGKVSDKIDVYAFGVVLLELLSGRRPINSEYPKGQESLVMWARPILKCGKVSQLLDPDLGGSDFDQKKIERMVMAATLCIRRVPRLRPQISVVLKLLQGDEEVTKWATQQVSGAEDQEEAVDGELLPTNIQSHLNLALLDMEDDSLSVSSGEQGISMEDYLRGRWSRSSSFD